From a single Pseudorasbora parva isolate DD20220531a chromosome 17, ASM2467924v1, whole genome shotgun sequence genomic region:
- the tial1 gene encoding nucleolysin TIAR isoform X3, translating into MEDESHPKTLYVGNLSRDVTENLILQLFTQIGPCKSCKMITEHTSNDPYCFVEFFEHRDAAAALAAMNGRKILGKEVKVNWATTPSSQKKDTSNHFHVFVGDLSPEITTDDIRAAFAPFGKISDARVVKDMTTGKSKGYGFVSFYNKLDAENAIVHMGGQWLGGRQIRTNWATRKPPAPKSVQDNSSKQLRFDEVVNQSSPQNCTVYCGGIQSGLTEHLMRQTFSPFGQIMEIRVFPEKGYSFIRFSSHESAAHAIVSVNGTTIEGHVVKCYWGKESPDMAKNVQPVEYGQWGHWNQMYSNPQQYGQYMTNGWQVPSYGMYGQTWNQQGFSVEQSQSPAWVGGFGTQPSQAQPGPVMNQANFGMAGYQTQ; encoded by the exons ATGGAAGACGAAAGCCACCCAAAAACCCT CTACGTGGGGAATCTTTCAAGAGATGTAACAGAGAACTTGATCCTTCAGTTATTTACTCAGATTGGGCCATGTAAAAGTTGTAAAATGATAACAGAG CATACAAGCAATGATCCGTATTGCTTTGTGGAGTTCTTTGAACACAGAGACGCTGCAGCTGCTTTAGCCGCCATGAATGGAAGGAAGATTTTGGGAAAG GAAGTCAAGGTAAATTGGGCTACTACTCCTAGCAGTCAGAAGAAAGACACATCTA ATCACTTTCATGTTTTTGTTGGAGATTTGAGCCCTGAGATCACAACTGATGACATCAGAGCTGCATTTGCACCCTTTGGGAAAATCTC GGATGCACGAGTGGTGAAGGATATGACAACAGGGAAATCAAAGGGGTATGGATTTGTGTCCTTCTATAACAAACTG GATGCTGAGAATGCTATAGTACACATGGGTGGTCAGTGGCTTGGTGGACGGCAAATCCGGACTAACTGGGCAACTCGGAAGCCACCCGCCCCCAAGAGTGTGCAAGATA ACAGCTCCAAGCAGCTGAGGTTTGATGAGGTGGTAAACCAGTCGAGTCCTCAAAACTGCACCGTGTACTGCGGTGGCATTCAGTCAGGTCTCACAG AACACCTTATGCGACAGACGTTTTCTCCTTTCGGACAGATCATGGAGATCAGAGTTTTTCCCGAGAAGGGTTATTCTTTTATCAG GTTCTCCTCTCATGAAAGTGCTGCTCATGCCATCGTCTCAGTGAATGGTACCACCATCGAAGGTCATGTTGTGAAGTGCTACTGGGGCAAAGAGTCACCTGACATGGCGAAAAATGTCCAACCG GTGGAGTATGGTCAGTGGGGACACTGGAATCAAATGTACAGCAATCCTCAACAATACGGTCAGTACATGACAAATGGCTGGCAAGTGCCATCCTATGGAATGTATGGACAAACATGGAATCAGCAAGGATTTAGTGTAGA ACAATCACAGTCTCCTGCCTGGGTGGGAGGCTTTGGGACGCAACCCTCTCAGGCTCAGCCTGGCCCAGTTATGAACCAGGCTAACTTTGGCATGGCCGGGTACCAGACACAGTGA
- the bag3 gene encoding BAG family molecular chaperone regulator 3 isoform X1, translating to MAQYSGAKQYQSMKTLSPVETMATNDPLPPGWEIKIDPQTGWPFFVDHNNRTTTWNDPRHDTKKMFSNGPSMSSESPQDMHKTFIIPQEMRQPMLRQGYISIPVSHENTEPRLQQYPSFSYFQPAVQQNLRTDGRTPSPTAHCRPRSPVQAPSEACLSCSPTSHGPEVHQPQGTHQQISGLHQQPRPSNTGLRAGYIPIPVIHEGVGGALQSQLSQSSHHPTREKIPIYREQVPIQIQQNRAASPIPVPLRAQSPVISQIMGERPQVQQHIGHAAIPPKAEQPIEEMIRPPPAFEIPIQRVSDVPQQIHHQPVQQQQHKQQQPTQTPQPKAHQPIPQSPQVSETSNITIQVPPAPEPQETAAPQTPQEVPPPQFQPEETLEQDLSHPGLIKVHQILERVEKLAHDVKCFDGKKNDKRYLVLEEMLTKELLALDSVDPEGRPDVRQARRDGVRRVQNILDELEVFGEQLEGLAGDTWSETKGEPSMIDHANTEKVKEIS from the exons ATGGCACAATATTCGGGAGCGAAGCAATATCAGAGTATGAAAACACTGTCTCCAGTCGAAACGATGGCAACTAACGATCCTCTACCACCTGGGTGGGAGATCAAAATTGACCCGCAGACAGGTTGGCCGTTTTTTGTGGATCACAACAATCGCACAACGACGTGGAATGATCCGAGGCATGACACGAAAAAG atgTTTTCAAATGGCCCCTCTATGTCCTCAGAGTCTCCTCAGGACATgcacaaaacatttattatacCTCAAGAGATGAGGCAACCAATGCTACGCCAGGGCTACATCTCCATCCCAGTCTCACATGAAAACACTGAACCCAGGCTGCAGCAGTATCCAAGTTTCTCCTACTTCCAACCAGCAGTGCAACAAAACTTGAGAACAGATGGACGTACACCTTCCCCGACAGCACACTGTCGACCTAGATCTCCAGTGCAGGCCCCATCAGAAGCATGTTTGTCTTGCTCTCCTACTTCACATGGGCCTGAG GTACATCAACCACAGGGAACACACCAACAAATCAGTGGCCTTCATCAACAGCCCAGACCCAGTAATACAGGTCTCCGTGCAGGCTACATCCCTATTCCGGTGATCCACGAGGGTGTAGGGGGGGCCTTACAATCACAGCTTAGCCAAAGTTCTCATCATCCCACACGAGAAAAAATCCCAATCTACCGTGAACAAGTGCCCATTCAGATTCAACAGAACCGAGCTGCCAGTCCCATCCCGGTCCCCTTAAGGGCCCAGTCACCAGTCATTTCTCAGATCATGGGAGAGAGACCCCAG GTCCAGCAACATATTGGACACGCAGCAATACCACCTAAAGCTGAACAACCAATTGAAGAAATGATCAGACCGCCGCCAGCATTTGAGATTCCCATTCAGAGAGTGAGTGATGTTCCTCAGCAAATACATCATCAGCCAGTACAGCAACAGCagcataaacaacaacaacctaCACAAACACCTCAGCCAAAAGCACATCAACCTATACCGCAGTCACCGCAAGTATCAGAGACATCCAATATTACCATACAAGTTCCTCCAGCGCCAGAACCCCAGGAAACGGCTGCTCCTCAAACACCTCAAGAAGTTCCACCTCCACAATTCCAGCCTGAGGAGACTCTGGAACAAGACCTGAGTCACCCAGGACTGATTAAAGTGCACCAGATATTGGAACGTGTGGAGAAACTGGCGCATGATGTGAAATGCTTCGATGGAAAGAAGAATGATAAAAGATACTTGGTGCTGGAGGAGATGTTGACCAAAGAACTGCTGGCTCTGGACTCGGTAGACCCCGAAGGTCGTCCAGATGTGCGTCAGGCTCGCAGGGATGGTGTCCGTCGAGTTCAAAACATTCTAGACGAACTGGAGGTGTTTGGAGAGCAGTTGGAAGGGCTGGCTGGTGACACGTGGTCCGAGACGAAAGGAGAGCCAAGTATGATTGACCATGCAAACACAGAGAAGGTCAAGGAGATTTCATAA
- the tial1 gene encoding nucleolysin TIAR isoform X5 produces the protein MEDESHPKTLYVGNLSRDVTENLILQLFTQIGPCKSCKMITEQSDSSRKVNSSIGFSVLQHTSNDPYCFVEFFEHRDAAAALAAMNGRKILGKEVKVNWATTPSSQKKDTSNHFHVFVGDLSPEITTDDIRAAFAPFGKISDARVVKDMTTGKSKGYGFVSFYNKLVRLQYRNTE, from the exons ATGGAAGACGAAAGCCACCCAAAAACCCT CTACGTGGGGAATCTTTCAAGAGATGTAACAGAGAACTTGATCCTTCAGTTATTTACTCAGATTGGGCCATGTAAAAGTTGTAAAATGATAACAGAG CAGTCCGATAGCAGCAGGAAGGTGAATTCTTCTATTGGATTTTCTGTTTTGCAGCATACAAGCAATGATCCGTATTGCTTTGTGGAGTTCTTTGAACACAGAGACGCTGCAGCTGCTTTAGCCGCCATGAATGGAAGGAAGATTTTGGGAAAG GAAGTCAAGGTAAATTGGGCTACTACTCCTAGCAGTCAGAAGAAAGACACATCTA ATCACTTTCATGTTTTTGTTGGAGATTTGAGCCCTGAGATCACAACTGATGACATCAGAGCTGCATTTGCACCCTTTGGGAAAATCTC GGATGCACGAGTGGTGAAGGATATGACAACAGGGAAATCAAAGGGGTATGGATTTGTGTCCTTCTATAACAAACTGGTAAGGCTCCAGTACAGGAACACAGAGTGA
- the pkd2l1 gene encoding polycystin-2-like protein 1, with protein sequence MQHLNNQAENQLGNTVSSELDNFEKGAWVNQAYSGSPAPVRHPISTIYNPQPTFHSSLENTNQLNLPNPYFAGEKVRTIPTKEKNSGCCSFFLRAIKGLWGTALRKDTKENPELNVKANLKELLIYIVFLVDLCLLTYGMTSSATYYYTKAMTDLFVYSPGDNGISFSSIGSISDVWKYMDSPLLDSLYWTKWYNDEPLQNENQSFIYYENLLLGVPRIRQLKVKKNSCKVHEDFQQEISDCFDVYSDKKEENSMFGLINGTAWQYHSEKELKGSSHWGILTTYSGAGYFQDLTKTKEESSAILKELKDNLWLDRGTRVLFIDFSAYNANINLFCVIRLVVEFPATGGAIPSYQIRTVKLIRYVTNWDFFIIGCEILFCVFIFYYIVEEILEFRMHKLSHFNSIWNILDLVVILLALVAIVFSAFRTIKVKDLLGNLLEQPDIYADFEFLAFWQTQYNNMNAVNLFFAWIKIFKYISFNKTMTQLTSTLARCALDIFGFAIMFFIVFFAYAQLGYLLFGMEVESFSTFNKCIFTQFRIILGDFNYDAIDTANRVLGPIYFFSYVFFVFFVLLNMFLAIINDTYSEVKSELASQKDEFQISDLIKQSYEKTFMKLKLKKEKISDVQKALESGSNELEFKDFRDALKEMGHADHEISATFSKFDQDGNQLLDKQEQEIMKQELEEKRDALNAELHNLENSVEPAEDHRKKTVPLEDFQRLVHKVSQLDNAVTTIMSKLDVVMEKIRLQTFNTENRDMDKQTTPDDESRPASGGNIQVNLERVLAQGPPSWTLAGPMGNMRNRLHPDVGWPVVDENSSSARH encoded by the exons atgcaacacCTCAATAACCAGGCAGAAAATCAGCTGGGCAACACAGTGTCGTCCGAGCTGGATAACTTTGAGAAAGGAGCCTGGGTGAACCAGGCCTACAGTGGCTCTCCTGCACCCGTCAGACATCCCATCAGCACCATCTACAACCCTCAGCCCACGTTTCACAGCTCTTTGGAGAACACGAATCAACTGAATCTGCCTAACCCCTATTTTGCTGGGGAAAAAGTGCGGACCATTCCAACTAAGGAAAAGAATTCTGGATGCTGCTCTTTTTTCTTGAGAGCCATCAAAG GACTTTGGGGAACAGCTCTAAGAAAAGACACAAAGGAAAATCCTGAGCTTAATGTCAAAGCAAATCTCAAAGAACTGCTCATCTACATTGTTTTCCTAGTGGatttgtgtctgt TGACCTATGGCATGACCAGCAGCGCCACCTACTATTATACCAAAGCCATGACCGATCTCTTTGTGTATTCACCTGGTGACAATGGAATCAGCTTCTCCTCCATTGGCAGCATCAGTGATGTCTGGAAA TACATGGATAGCCCGTTACTTGACAGCCTGTACTGGACTAAGTGGTATAATGATGAGCCCCTTCAGAACGAAAATCAATCCTTCATTTACTACGAGAATTTGTTGTTAGGCGTCCCCCGCATTCGACAGCTCAAAGTGAAGAAAAACTCCTGCAAGGTGCATGAAGACTTTCAGCAGGAGATCTCTGACTGTTTTGATGTTTACAGCGACAAGAAGGAGGAGAACAGCATGTTTGGACTGATCAACGGAACAGC TTGGCAGTACCACTCAGAAAAGGAGCTCAAAGGGTCAAGTCACTGGGGGATACTGACCACATACAGTGGAGCAGGATATTTCCAAGACCTGACAAAGACCAAAGAAGAGAGTTCTGCTATCCTGAAGGAACTCAAAGACAACCTGTGGCTTGACCGCGGAACTCGAGTTCTTTTCATTGACTTCTCGGCATACAATGCCAACATCAACCTCTTCTGTGTTATAAG ATTGGTGGTTGAATTTCCAGCTACCGGTGGAGCAATTCCATCCTACCAGATCCGCACTGTAAAGCTGATCCGCTACGTCACCAACTGGGATTTCTTCATCATCGGCTGCGAGATATTGTTTTGTGTCTTCATATTCTATTACATTGTGGAGGAGATTCTGGAATTCCGAATGCACAAACTGTCCCATTTCAACAGCATCTGGAACATTCTTGATTTAGTGGTGATACTG CTCGCTTTGGTGGCAATAGTCTTCAGTGCATTTCGGACCATCAAAGTTAAAGATTTACTCGGAAACCTTCTAGAACAACCTGACATCTACGCTGATTTTGAATTTCTTGCATTTTGGCAAACTCAATACAACAATATGAATGCAGTGAATTTGTTTTTTGCTTGGATTAAG ATCTTCAAGTACATCAGTTTCAATAAGACGATGACCCAGCTTACGTCCACGCTGGCTCGATGTGCATTAGACATCTTTGGATTTGCCATTATGTTCTTCATTGTGTTCTTTGCATATGCTCAGCTGGGATACCTGCTCTTTGGGATGGAAGTAGAATCATTCAGCACATTTAATAAGTGCAT TTTCACTCAGTTTCGTATCATCCTTGGAGATTTCAACTATGACGCCATTGACACTGCAAACAGAGTACTTGGACCAATATACTTCTTCTCCTATGTGTTCTTTGTCTTCTTTGTGTTACTG AACATGTTTCTGGCGATCATCAATGACACATACTCTGAGGTCAAGTCAGAACTCGCTTCTCAGAAAGATGAGTTCCAGATTTCAGATCTCATCAAACAG AGTTATGAAAAGACCTTCATGAAACTGAAACTTAAAAAGGAAAAGATCTCTGATGTTCAGAAAGCCCTGGAATCAGGCTCGAATGAGCTGGAGTTTAAAGATTTCAGGGATGCTTTGAAAGA AATGGGTCATGCTGACCATGAGATCTCAGCTACTTTCTCCAAATTTGACCAAGATGGGAACCAGTTGTTGGACAAGCAGGAACAGGAGATTATGAAACAAGAGCTGGAGGAAAAAAGG GATGCACTCAATGCAGAGCTGCATAATCTGGAAAACAGTGTTGAACCTGCAGAGGACCACAGAAAGAAGACCGTTCCTCTTGAGGACTTTCAGAG GCTGGTTCACAAAGTTTCTCAGCTTGACAACGCTGTTACCACTATAATGTCCAAACTGGATGTTGTTATGGAGAAAATTAGACTTCAGACAttcaacacagaaaacagagacATGGATAAGCAGACGACACCAGATGAT GAATCAAGACCGGCTTCAGGAGGGAATATTCAGGTAAACCTGGAAAGAGTCTTGGCTCAGGGACCACCATCCTGGACATTAGCTGGTCCGATGGGGAATATGAGGAATCGTTTGCACCCAGATGTAGGATGGCCAGTCGTCGACGAGAACAGTAGTTCAGCACGCCACTGA
- the tial1 gene encoding nucleolysin TIAR isoform X2 has protein sequence MEDESHPKTLYVGNLSRDVTENLILQLFTQIGPCKSCKMITESDSSRKVNSSIGFSVLQHTSNDPYCFVEFFEHRDAAAALAAMNGRKILGKEVKVNWATTPSSQKKDTSNHFHVFVGDLSPEITTDDIRAAFAPFGKISDARVVKDMTTGKSKGYGFVSFYNKLDAENAIVHMGGQWLGGRQIRTNWATRKPPAPKSVQDNSSKQLRFDEVVNQSSPQNCTVYCGGIQSGLTEHLMRQTFSPFGQIMEIRVFPEKGYSFIRFSSHESAAHAIVSVNGTTIEGHVVKCYWGKESPDMAKNVQPVEYGQWGHWNQMYSNPQQYGQYMTNGWQVPSYGMYGQTWNQQGFSVEQSQSPAWVGGFGTQPSQAQPGPVMNQANFGMAGYQTQ, from the exons ATGGAAGACGAAAGCCACCCAAAAACCCT CTACGTGGGGAATCTTTCAAGAGATGTAACAGAGAACTTGATCCTTCAGTTATTTACTCAGATTGGGCCATGTAAAAGTTGTAAAATGATAACAGAG TCCGATAGCAGCAGGAAGGTGAATTCTTCTATTGGATTTTCTGTTTTGCAGCATACAAGCAATGATCCGTATTGCTTTGTGGAGTTCTTTGAACACAGAGACGCTGCAGCTGCTTTAGCCGCCATGAATGGAAGGAAGATTTTGGGAAAG GAAGTCAAGGTAAATTGGGCTACTACTCCTAGCAGTCAGAAGAAAGACACATCTA ATCACTTTCATGTTTTTGTTGGAGATTTGAGCCCTGAGATCACAACTGATGACATCAGAGCTGCATTTGCACCCTTTGGGAAAATCTC GGATGCACGAGTGGTGAAGGATATGACAACAGGGAAATCAAAGGGGTATGGATTTGTGTCCTTCTATAACAAACTG GATGCTGAGAATGCTATAGTACACATGGGTGGTCAGTGGCTTGGTGGACGGCAAATCCGGACTAACTGGGCAACTCGGAAGCCACCCGCCCCCAAGAGTGTGCAAGATA ACAGCTCCAAGCAGCTGAGGTTTGATGAGGTGGTAAACCAGTCGAGTCCTCAAAACTGCACCGTGTACTGCGGTGGCATTCAGTCAGGTCTCACAG AACACCTTATGCGACAGACGTTTTCTCCTTTCGGACAGATCATGGAGATCAGAGTTTTTCCCGAGAAGGGTTATTCTTTTATCAG GTTCTCCTCTCATGAAAGTGCTGCTCATGCCATCGTCTCAGTGAATGGTACCACCATCGAAGGTCATGTTGTGAAGTGCTACTGGGGCAAAGAGTCACCTGACATGGCGAAAAATGTCCAACCG GTGGAGTATGGTCAGTGGGGACACTGGAATCAAATGTACAGCAATCCTCAACAATACGGTCAGTACATGACAAATGGCTGGCAAGTGCCATCCTATGGAATGTATGGACAAACATGGAATCAGCAAGGATTTAGTGTAGA ACAATCACAGTCTCCTGCCTGGGTGGGAGGCTTTGGGACGCAACCCTCTCAGGCTCAGCCTGGCCCAGTTATGAACCAGGCTAACTTTGGCATGGCCGGGTACCAGACACAGTGA
- the tial1 gene encoding nucleolysin TIAR isoform X1, with product MEDESHPKTLYVGNLSRDVTENLILQLFTQIGPCKSCKMITEQSDSSRKVNSSIGFSVLQHTSNDPYCFVEFFEHRDAAAALAAMNGRKILGKEVKVNWATTPSSQKKDTSNHFHVFVGDLSPEITTDDIRAAFAPFGKISDARVVKDMTTGKSKGYGFVSFYNKLDAENAIVHMGGQWLGGRQIRTNWATRKPPAPKSVQDNSSKQLRFDEVVNQSSPQNCTVYCGGIQSGLTEHLMRQTFSPFGQIMEIRVFPEKGYSFIRFSSHESAAHAIVSVNGTTIEGHVVKCYWGKESPDMAKNVQPVEYGQWGHWNQMYSNPQQYGQYMTNGWQVPSYGMYGQTWNQQGFSVEQSQSPAWVGGFGTQPSQAQPGPVMNQANFGMAGYQTQ from the exons ATGGAAGACGAAAGCCACCCAAAAACCCT CTACGTGGGGAATCTTTCAAGAGATGTAACAGAGAACTTGATCCTTCAGTTATTTACTCAGATTGGGCCATGTAAAAGTTGTAAAATGATAACAGAG CAGTCCGATAGCAGCAGGAAGGTGAATTCTTCTATTGGATTTTCTGTTTTGCAGCATACAAGCAATGATCCGTATTGCTTTGTGGAGTTCTTTGAACACAGAGACGCTGCAGCTGCTTTAGCCGCCATGAATGGAAGGAAGATTTTGGGAAAG GAAGTCAAGGTAAATTGGGCTACTACTCCTAGCAGTCAGAAGAAAGACACATCTA ATCACTTTCATGTTTTTGTTGGAGATTTGAGCCCTGAGATCACAACTGATGACATCAGAGCTGCATTTGCACCCTTTGGGAAAATCTC GGATGCACGAGTGGTGAAGGATATGACAACAGGGAAATCAAAGGGGTATGGATTTGTGTCCTTCTATAACAAACTG GATGCTGAGAATGCTATAGTACACATGGGTGGTCAGTGGCTTGGTGGACGGCAAATCCGGACTAACTGGGCAACTCGGAAGCCACCCGCCCCCAAGAGTGTGCAAGATA ACAGCTCCAAGCAGCTGAGGTTTGATGAGGTGGTAAACCAGTCGAGTCCTCAAAACTGCACCGTGTACTGCGGTGGCATTCAGTCAGGTCTCACAG AACACCTTATGCGACAGACGTTTTCTCCTTTCGGACAGATCATGGAGATCAGAGTTTTTCCCGAGAAGGGTTATTCTTTTATCAG GTTCTCCTCTCATGAAAGTGCTGCTCATGCCATCGTCTCAGTGAATGGTACCACCATCGAAGGTCATGTTGTGAAGTGCTACTGGGGCAAAGAGTCACCTGACATGGCGAAAAATGTCCAACCG GTGGAGTATGGTCAGTGGGGACACTGGAATCAAATGTACAGCAATCCTCAACAATACGGTCAGTACATGACAAATGGCTGGCAAGTGCCATCCTATGGAATGTATGGACAAACATGGAATCAGCAAGGATTTAGTGTAGA ACAATCACAGTCTCCTGCCTGGGTGGGAGGCTTTGGGACGCAACCCTCTCAGGCTCAGCCTGGCCCAGTTATGAACCAGGCTAACTTTGGCATGGCCGGGTACCAGACACAGTGA
- the tial1 gene encoding nucleolysin TIAR isoform X4 encodes MDARVVKDMTTGKSKGYGFVSFYNKLDAENAIVHMGGQWLGGRQIRTNWATRKPPAPKSVQDNSSKQLRFDEVVNQSSPQNCTVYCGGIQSGLTEHLMRQTFSPFGQIMEIRVFPEKGYSFIRFSSHESAAHAIVSVNGTTIEGHVVKCYWGKESPDMAKNVQPVEYGQWGHWNQMYSNPQQYGQYMTNGWQVPSYGMYGQTWNQQGFSVEQSQSPAWVGGFGTQPSQAQPGPVMNQANFGMAGYQTQ; translated from the exons AT GGATGCACGAGTGGTGAAGGATATGACAACAGGGAAATCAAAGGGGTATGGATTTGTGTCCTTCTATAACAAACTG GATGCTGAGAATGCTATAGTACACATGGGTGGTCAGTGGCTTGGTGGACGGCAAATCCGGACTAACTGGGCAACTCGGAAGCCACCCGCCCCCAAGAGTGTGCAAGATA ACAGCTCCAAGCAGCTGAGGTTTGATGAGGTGGTAAACCAGTCGAGTCCTCAAAACTGCACCGTGTACTGCGGTGGCATTCAGTCAGGTCTCACAG AACACCTTATGCGACAGACGTTTTCTCCTTTCGGACAGATCATGGAGATCAGAGTTTTTCCCGAGAAGGGTTATTCTTTTATCAG GTTCTCCTCTCATGAAAGTGCTGCTCATGCCATCGTCTCAGTGAATGGTACCACCATCGAAGGTCATGTTGTGAAGTGCTACTGGGGCAAAGAGTCACCTGACATGGCGAAAAATGTCCAACCG GTGGAGTATGGTCAGTGGGGACACTGGAATCAAATGTACAGCAATCCTCAACAATACGGTCAGTACATGACAAATGGCTGGCAAGTGCCATCCTATGGAATGTATGGACAAACATGGAATCAGCAAGGATTTAGTGTAGA ACAATCACAGTCTCCTGCCTGGGTGGGAGGCTTTGGGACGCAACCCTCTCAGGCTCAGCCTGGCCCAGTTATGAACCAGGCTAACTTTGGCATGGCCGGGTACCAGACACAGTGA
- the bag3 gene encoding BAG family molecular chaperone regulator 3 isoform X2, translating to MFSNGPSMSSESPQDMHKTFIIPQEMRQPMLRQGYISIPVSHENTEPRLQQYPSFSYFQPAVQQNLRTDGRTPSPTAHCRPRSPVQAPSEACLSCSPTSHGPEVHQPQGTHQQISGLHQQPRPSNTGLRAGYIPIPVIHEGVGGALQSQLSQSSHHPTREKIPIYREQVPIQIQQNRAASPIPVPLRAQSPVISQIMGERPQVQQHIGHAAIPPKAEQPIEEMIRPPPAFEIPIQRVSDVPQQIHHQPVQQQQHKQQQPTQTPQPKAHQPIPQSPQVSETSNITIQVPPAPEPQETAAPQTPQEVPPPQFQPEETLEQDLSHPGLIKVHQILERVEKLAHDVKCFDGKKNDKRYLVLEEMLTKELLALDSVDPEGRPDVRQARRDGVRRVQNILDELEVFGEQLEGLAGDTWSETKGEPSMIDHANTEKVKEIS from the exons atgTTTTCAAATGGCCCCTCTATGTCCTCAGAGTCTCCTCAGGACATgcacaaaacatttattatacCTCAAGAGATGAGGCAACCAATGCTACGCCAGGGCTACATCTCCATCCCAGTCTCACATGAAAACACTGAACCCAGGCTGCAGCAGTATCCAAGTTTCTCCTACTTCCAACCAGCAGTGCAACAAAACTTGAGAACAGATGGACGTACACCTTCCCCGACAGCACACTGTCGACCTAGATCTCCAGTGCAGGCCCCATCAGAAGCATGTTTGTCTTGCTCTCCTACTTCACATGGGCCTGAG GTACATCAACCACAGGGAACACACCAACAAATCAGTGGCCTTCATCAACAGCCCAGACCCAGTAATACAGGTCTCCGTGCAGGCTACATCCCTATTCCGGTGATCCACGAGGGTGTAGGGGGGGCCTTACAATCACAGCTTAGCCAAAGTTCTCATCATCCCACACGAGAAAAAATCCCAATCTACCGTGAACAAGTGCCCATTCAGATTCAACAGAACCGAGCTGCCAGTCCCATCCCGGTCCCCTTAAGGGCCCAGTCACCAGTCATTTCTCAGATCATGGGAGAGAGACCCCAG GTCCAGCAACATATTGGACACGCAGCAATACCACCTAAAGCTGAACAACCAATTGAAGAAATGATCAGACCGCCGCCAGCATTTGAGATTCCCATTCAGAGAGTGAGTGATGTTCCTCAGCAAATACATCATCAGCCAGTACAGCAACAGCagcataaacaacaacaacctaCACAAACACCTCAGCCAAAAGCACATCAACCTATACCGCAGTCACCGCAAGTATCAGAGACATCCAATATTACCATACAAGTTCCTCCAGCGCCAGAACCCCAGGAAACGGCTGCTCCTCAAACACCTCAAGAAGTTCCACCTCCACAATTCCAGCCTGAGGAGACTCTGGAACAAGACCTGAGTCACCCAGGACTGATTAAAGTGCACCAGATATTGGAACGTGTGGAGAAACTGGCGCATGATGTGAAATGCTTCGATGGAAAGAAGAATGATAAAAGATACTTGGTGCTGGAGGAGATGTTGACCAAAGAACTGCTGGCTCTGGACTCGGTAGACCCCGAAGGTCGTCCAGATGTGCGTCAGGCTCGCAGGGATGGTGTCCGTCGAGTTCAAAACATTCTAGACGAACTGGAGGTGTTTGGAGAGCAGTTGGAAGGGCTGGCTGGTGACACGTGGTCCGAGACGAAAGGAGAGCCAAGTATGATTGACCATGCAAACACAGAGAAGGTCAAGGAGATTTCATAA